One genomic region from Carettochelys insculpta isolate YL-2023 chromosome 4, ASM3395843v1, whole genome shotgun sequence encodes:
- the LOC142012283 gene encoding uncharacterized protein LOC142012283 has product MPKRKAVASLSSLCLGNVAQHMQSVWVRDYSENYLDEYHFRYIMGPFNELASCLVQDLLRLLGESRRLTRAMLHLLLVPHLTALNLRTCPGLVSNAITQLIAVRCKNLSCLELSGCSRVPAAALVELAEGLPGLTKLGLAETQANTQVLAAVGACCRRLRELDISHCQKVAPGSLLHLAYDPTESVWCCPALRVLLARGIEPQGPGQDLLGALAFLLLALPSLEFLANSHLPEALCLIHTRQIHGPPPAVGFPSLEALAQSRLGPHAAGGNSWLTLPLRRAEEVEGPFLATFCSVCPEVAEVAVFLGDDPAPGWGSLAWSRLTQLTVNCTGRRERGLAEMLPVVQGLGARLQSLSLHGFSFDNEFSFCALLNCCPNLCAFSSHLSVPTMPPQPAPAVPNGEPAAEPQGWELDMLCHPLLKLRHFSLGLASSPAPLPRQHTAVLGASLAYLLSRAHSLETVALLSIPFSLDGVFQRALAAPSTTLPNLRELSLAESQVSSLTVHSLLALDNGLRSLNLAGCPAIHRRDYDQLLRVVRKECLELDIRWQ; this is encoded by the exons ATGCCCAAGAGGAAAGCCGTAGCGTCGCTGAGCAGCTTGTGCTTGGGAAATGTGGCGCAGCACATGCAGAGCGTGTGGGTGAGGGACTACAGCGAGAACTACCTCGACGAGTACCACTTCCGCTACATCATGGGGCCCTTCAACGAGCTGG CCAGCTGCTTAGTCCAGGACCTGCTCCGGTTACTGGGCGAGAGTCGGCGCCTGACGCGGGccatgctccacctgctgctcgtGCCCCACCTGACGGCGCTGAACCTGCGCACCTGCCCGGGCCTGGTCAGCAATGCCATCACCCAGCTGATCGCAGTGCGGTGCAAG AACCTCTCCTGCCTGGAGCTGAGTGGCTGCAGCCGGGTGCCAGCAGCCGCGCTGGTGGAGCTCGCGGAAGGCCTGCCCGGTCTGACCAAGCTGGGCCTGGCGGAGACACAAGCCAACACACAGGTGCTGGCGGCCGTGGGCGCCTGCTGCCGGCGGCTGCGGGAGCTGGACATCTCACACTGCCAGAAGGTGGCGccgggctccctgctgcacctggcctATGATCCCACCGAGAGCGTctggtgctgccctgccctgcgggtGCTGCTGGCCCGTGGGATAGAGCCCCAGGGCCCGGGCCAGGACCTGCTCGGGGCCCTGGCCtttctgctgctggctctgcccagcctggagttcctggccaacagccacctcCCGGAGGCCCTGTGTCTCATCCACACTCGGCAGATCCATGGCCCCCCGCCCGCTGTGGGCTTCCCCTCGCTGGAGGCTCTGGCCCAAAGCAGGCTGGGCCCCCATGCGGCCGGGGGCAACTCCTGGCTCACGCTGCCGCTGAGGCGGGCTGAGGAGGTGGAGGGACCCTTCCTCGCCACCTTCTGCTCCGTGTGTCCGGAGGTGGCCGAGGTGGCCGTGTTTCTCGGCGATGaccctgcccctggctggggcagcctggcctGGAGCCGCCTCACCCAGCTCACCGTGAACTGCACAGGGCGCCGTGAGCGGGGGCTGGCCGAGATGCTTCCcgtggtgcagggcctgggagcccGGCTGCAGTCCCTCTCCCTCCACGGCTTCTCCTTTGACAACGAGTTTTCCTTCTGCGCCCTGCTCAACTGCTGCCCCAAcctctgtgccttcagcagccaCCTGAGCGTGCCCACCATGCccccgcagccagcccctgccgTGCCCAATGGGGAGCCAGCCGCGGAgccgcagggctgggagctggacatGCTCTGCCACCCCCTCCTCAAGCTCCGGCACTTCAGCTTGGGCCTGGCCAGCTCGCCCGCACCTCTCCCGCGCCAGCACACCGCTGTCCTGGGAGCGAGCCTGGCCTACCTGCTCAGCCGTGCCCACAGCCTGGAGACCGTGGCCCTGCTCAGCATCCCCTTCTCCCTGGACGGCGTGTTCCAGAGGGCGCTGGCCGCCCCCAGCACCACCCTCCCCAACCTGCGTGAACTGTCGCTGGCCGAGAGCCAGGTGTCCAGCCTCACAGTGCACAGCCTGCTGGCCTTGGACAATGGCCTCCGCTCCTTGAACCTGGCTGGCTGTCCGGCCATCCACCGCCGGGACTACGACCAGCTGCTGCGCGTGGTCAGGAAGGAGTGCCTGGAGCTGGACATCAGGTGGCAGTGA